In the Acropora muricata isolate sample 2 chromosome 10, ASM3666990v1, whole genome shotgun sequence genome, one interval contains:
- the LOC136887821 gene encoding G-protein coupled receptor 135-like, with protein sequence MASWNHSAKNLSNSELLSLAFDASIASSVTTKVFKILPLTFITLASSIGNAILIYAVYADVRMRTATNMLIASQGIADLGTSILVMPFALVSVVADGWILGEKFCMANAFFNLFFTQTTVLQMTIIAFERYLVIVKPLLRKISLLGATGLAAAAWGLSFLTALPWLVLTTDQATLEYFEGFYVCGIRYHPPVRDLALIYVTLLILLFALLPLVFITYSYHHIRKVIRRKNHSVCPMAQSNAQKLAINVYASSALTSKFVIGTSLIQVFPACSLMLLDGLGVGYIPQDLKTGFKWVMWCHCFVKPAIYASKSSAWRKTIRGYLQKFRFCSLLLKVKAVRGIYDHCKRNSKLPKGGKVCDSSTEGRKETIQTEIEHRKIQAVEKYIRFFRTREAWQDHGKRQSIQFSTV encoded by the coding sequence GTCAAACAGTGAATTACTTTCTCTGGCTTTCGACGCATCCATTGCTTCCTCAGTGACtacaaaagttttcaaaattttacccTTGACCTTTATAACGCTGGCATCGAGTATTGGCAATGCAATTCTGATCTATGCAGTTTATGCTGATGTGCGAATGCGAACGGCGACTAATATGCTTATTGCAAGTCAAGGCATTGCAGATCTCGGCACAAGCATTCTTGTGATGCCGTTTGCACTGGTCTCGGTGGTGGCAGATGGTTGgattttgggtgaaaaattcTGCATGGCTAATGCattttttaacttatttttcacTCAAACAACCGTCTTACAAATGACCATTATTGCATTCGAAAGATATCTTGTGATTGTCAAGCCTCTTCTGCGTAAGATATCTTTATTGGGAGCCACTGGACTCGCTGCAGCTGCCTGGGGCCTCAGTTTTCTAACAGCACTTCCCTGGCTGGTTTTAACTACCGATCAAGCCACCTTGGAATATTTTGAAGGATTCTATGTGTGTGGAATACGGTATCATCCACCTGTGAGAGACCTGGCACTGATCTATGTGACTCTATTAATACTCTTGTTTGCACTACTGCCCTTAGTGTTCATAACGTACTCTTATCATCATATCCGTAAGGTTATTCGAAGAAAAAATCACAGTGTTTGCCCAATGGCCCAGTCCAATGCTCAGAAGTTAGCCATTAATGTTTACGCAAGTTCCGCGTTGACTTCGAAGTTTGTTATAGGAACCAGTTTGATTCAAGTTTTTCCAGCCTGTTCTTTAATGCTTTTAGACGGGCTCGGAGTCGGatatatcccacaagatcttaaGACTGGTTTTAAATGGGTCATGTGGTGCCATTGCTTCGTAAAGCCAGCCATCTACGCATCAAAAAGTTCAGCGTGGAGAAAAACCATTCGAGGTTACCTTCAAAAGTTTCGCTTTTGTTCTCTACTGTTGAAAGTCAAAGCAGTACGCGGCATTTACGATCACTGTAAACGTAATTCCAAACTCCCCAAAGGCGGGAAGGTATGTGACAGCAGCACGGAGGGACGTAAAGAAACAATTCAAACTGAAATAGAACACCGCAAAATACAGGCGGTAGAAAAATATATACGGTTTTTTAGGACAAGAGAAGCATGGCAGGATCATGGCAAACGGCAGTCTATACAGTTTTCTACTGTCTGA